From a single Nicotiana tomentosiformis chromosome 2, ASM39032v3, whole genome shotgun sequence genomic region:
- the LOC104114002 gene encoding probable galacturonosyltransferase-like 4, whose translation MAFWSFFPSFHLLGLLFLSLISNQISLITTATTTTTTTSVRVGVILKPTGLHVPVFREAPAFRNGRDCGADRIHVAMTLDANYLRGTMAAVLSILQHSTCPEDVMFHFLCVRHEPVVFSSIKSTFPYLNFKLYKFDAHRVRGLISKSIRQALDQPLNYARIYLADLIPMDVKRVIYLDSDIVIVDGIAKLWQVDLGDKVLAAPEYCQANFTTYFTEIFWNDPKLSQTFEGRKPCYFNTGVMVMDVEKWRQGNYTQQVENWMVVQKQKRIYHLGSLPPFLLTLAGNIMPVDHRWNQHGLGGDNIEGKCRSLHPGPISLLHWSGKGKPWLRLDSRKPCTVDHLWAPYDLYRSSRHSFEE comes from the exons ATGGCCTTTTGGAGTTTTTTCCCTTCATTTCATCTCCTTGGCCTCCTGTTTCTCTCCCTAATTAGCAACCAAATCTCCTTGATCACCACCGCtacaaccaccaccaccaccaccagcgTTCGTGTTGGCGTCATTTTGAAACCAACTGGTCTACATGTTCCCGTATTTAGGGAGGCGCCGGCTTTTCGCAATGGGAGAGATTGCGGTGCCGATCGTATTCATGTCGCCATGACCCTTGATGCTAATTACTTGAGAG GTACAATGGCTGCTGTGTTATCTATCTTACAACACTCAACATGTCCAGAAGATGTCATGTTTCACTTCCTATGTGTAAGACATGAACCTGTGGTGTTTTCTAGCATTAAGTCCACTTTCCCCTACCTCAATTTCAAGCTCTACAAATTTGATGCCCACAGGGTCCGTGGCCTAATTTCAAAGTCCATTCGTCAAGCCTTAGACCAACCATTAAATTATGCGAGAATTTATCTGGCTGATCTAATTCCCATGGACGTGAAACGTGTAATTTATCTTGATTCTGACATAGTCATTGTAGATGGCATTGCAAAATTATGGCAAGTTGATCTTGGTGACAAGGTACTAGCAGCACCTGAATATTGTCAAGCAAATTTCACAACTTATTTTACTGAAATATTTTGGAACGACCCAAAATTATCGCAAACGTTTGAAGGACGAAAACCTTGCTATTTCAATACAGGAGTAATGGTTATGGATGTGGAAAAATGGAGACAAGGAAATTATACACAACAAGTTGAGAATTGGATGGTTGTTCAAAAGCAAAAAAGAATATATCACTTAGGTTCTTTGCCACCATTTTTACTTACACTAGCAGGAAATATTATGCCAGTTGATCATAGATGGAACCAACATGGATTGGGTGGTGATAATATTGAAGGTAAATGTAGGAGTTTACATCCTGGGCCAATTAGCCTACTACATTGGAGTGGTAAAGGTAAACCATGGTTGAGATTGGATTCAAGAAAACCATGTACTGTTGATCATCTATGGGCTCCTTATGATCTTTATCGTTCCTCGAGGCATTCCTTCGAGGAGTAA